A region of Candidatus Leptovillus gracilis DNA encodes the following proteins:
- the galE gene encoding UDP-glucose 4-epimerase GalE, with protein MQILVTGGAGYIGSHTVVELLNAGHDVVVVDNLANSKEESLRRVAEITGRAARFYRVDLRDKAALTAVFRQHTIHAVIHFAGLKAVGESVALPLAYYDNNIGSTVALCQVMAEHGVKNLVFSSSATVYGEPERVPVTEETPLQEATNPYGRSKAIIEKILQDLYLSDKAWNIVLLRYFNPVGAHSSGRIGEDPNGPPNNLMPYIAQVAVGKRPYLRVFGNDYPTPDGTGVRDYIHVVDLAVGHLKALDKVAEKPGVVIYNLGTGVGYSVLEVVDAFAEVSGRDIAYQVVARRPGDVAVSYADPSRAAQELGWRAVKGLADMCADAWRWQSQNPNGYEV; from the coding sequence ATGCAAATTTTGGTAACAGGCGGGGCCGGGTATATCGGCAGCCATACGGTGGTGGAACTGCTCAACGCCGGGCACGACGTGGTGGTGGTGGACAACCTGGCAAACAGCAAGGAAGAATCGCTGCGGCGGGTGGCGGAAATTACCGGGCGGGCGGCCAGGTTTTATCGGGTGGATTTACGCGATAAGGCTGCGTTAACGGCCGTGTTCCGCCAACATACCATCCACGCCGTCATCCACTTTGCCGGGCTGAAGGCGGTGGGCGAATCGGTGGCCTTGCCGCTGGCTTATTACGACAACAACATCGGCAGCACGGTGGCGCTGTGCCAGGTGATGGCCGAACATGGCGTCAAAAACCTGGTGTTCAGCTCCTCGGCGACGGTGTATGGCGAACCAGAACGTGTGCCGGTGACGGAAGAGACGCCTTTGCAGGAGGCGACCAACCCATACGGCCGTTCCAAAGCCATCATCGAGAAAATCTTACAAGACCTGTACCTGTCTGACAAGGCGTGGAACATTGTCTTGCTGCGCTACTTTAACCCGGTGGGGGCGCACAGCAGCGGCCGCATCGGCGAAGACCCCAATGGGCCGCCCAATAATTTGATGCCCTATATTGCTCAGGTGGCGGTGGGCAAACGGCCGTACCTGCGCGTGTTTGGCAATGATTATCCTACCCCGGACGGTACCGGCGTGCGCGATTACATCCATGTGGTGGATTTGGCCGTCGGCCATTTGAAAGCGCTGGATAAAGTGGCCGAAAAGCCGGGTGTGGTCATCTACAACTTGGGAACAGGCGTGGGCTACTCCGTGCTGGAAGTGGTAGACGCCTTTGCCGAAGTCAGCGGGCGCGACATCGCCTACCAGGTGGTGGCGCGGCGGCCAGGGGACGTGGCCGTCTCCTACGCCGACCCGTCGCGGGCGGCGCAAGAATTAGGCTGGCGCGCCGTCAAAGGTCTGGCCGACATGTGCGCCGATGCCTGGCGTTGGCAGTCGCAAAACCCGAATGGTTATGAAGTTTGA
- a CDS encoding XdhC family protein produces the protein MNEIIADVLAWRQQPSQNIAVATVIQTWGSAPRKAGGKMAFAASGLVSGSVSGGCIEGAVIAAGQEVLAAGAPQLLHFGVADETAWDVGLACGGSIEVFVQRLDTAVFDFLHSLIQTDQAGTCYTVIRGPEHLLGQQLAVSRDGRTAGHLPPELTPTIQPANQPTTQRFQPTPDVELFVETYHPAPTLVLVGGVHIAIALTPMGRLLGFRTVVVDPRRAFGSQARFAHADRLLPLWPDKAFAELDLTPQTAVVLLTHDPKIDDPALQIALNSPAFYIGALGSRKTHAKRVERLQALGLSPTQIARIHAPIGLNLHAQTAEEIALSIMAEIIQTYRGDEETR, from the coding sequence ATGAATGAAATCATCGCCGACGTTTTAGCCTGGCGGCAGCAGCCGTCTCAGAATATCGCTGTCGCTACCGTCATCCAGACCTGGGGGTCTGCGCCGCGTAAGGCCGGGGGCAAGATGGCGTTCGCTGCCTCTGGTTTGGTCAGCGGCTCAGTCAGCGGCGGCTGCATTGAGGGCGCGGTTATTGCCGCCGGACAAGAGGTGCTGGCAGCCGGCGCGCCGCAGCTGCTGCACTTTGGCGTGGCCGATGAGACGGCCTGGGACGTAGGGCTGGCCTGCGGCGGCAGTATTGAGGTGTTTGTACAGCGGTTGGACACGGCCGTTTTCGATTTCCTCCACAGCCTCATCCAGACCGACCAGGCCGGAACCTGCTACACCGTCATTCGCGGCCCGGAACATCTGCTGGGCCAGCAGTTGGCTGTCAGCCGCGACGGCCGTACCGCCGGCCACCTGCCCCCCGAACTTACCCCAACCATTCAACCAGCCAACCAGCCAACTACCCAACGTTTCCAACCCACCCCAGACGTCGAACTCTTCGTCGAAACCTATCACCCCGCCCCGACGCTGGTGCTGGTCGGTGGCGTCCATATTGCCATCGCCCTCACGCCAATGGGCCGCCTGCTTGGTTTTCGCACTGTCGTGGTGGATCCGCGCCGCGCTTTTGGCAGCCAGGCCCGCTTTGCCCACGCCGACCGGCTGCTGCCGCTCTGGCCGGACAAAGCGTTTGCCGAACTGGACCTGACGCCGCAAACGGCCGTTGTCCTGCTGACCCACGACCCCAAAATAGACGACCCTGCCCTGCAAATTGCGCTAAACAGCCCTGCCTTTTACATCGGCGCATTGGGCAGCCGCAAAACCCACGCCAAACGGGTAGAACGTCTGCAAGCGCTCGGCCTTAGTCCGACGCAAATCGCCCGCATCCACGCCCCCATCGGTCTGAACCTCCACGCCCAAACCGCGGAAGAAATCGCCTTGTCAATCATGGCTGAAATTATTCAGACTTATAGGGGAGATGAGGAGACAAGGTGA
- a CDS encoding carbon monoxide dehydrogenase subunit G yields the protein MKIQGSFTFAATPEALWPLLFDAQVLRRIVPGSQSVASVGEDEFSGNLVVRVGPLAGAYEGIFHLTDVQPQSGYAFTFAAHNDKSTLAGNGRLHLQPHNNHTVLHYEAQTEVGGDLQQHAAPLLETSARAIVRQSLERLDQLIQTGQITDIPPVHLLSPPHSARPSLSSAAYGRIALLLALLTLAAWILLRRRRATAHE from the coding sequence ATGAAAATCCAGGGAAGTTTTACCTTTGCCGCCACACCAGAAGCCCTTTGGCCGTTGTTGTTTGATGCGCAAGTTTTGCGCCGGATAGTGCCTGGCAGCCAGTCCGTCGCCAGCGTGGGCGAAGATGAATTTAGTGGCAACTTGGTTGTCCGCGTTGGCCCCCTGGCTGGCGCATACGAAGGAATCTTTCACCTGACAGACGTGCAGCCACAAAGCGGCTATGCGTTTACCTTTGCCGCCCACAATGACAAAAGTACATTGGCGGGCAACGGCCGTCTCCATCTGCAACCGCACAATAATCACACAGTACTTCATTACGAAGCCCAGACCGAAGTGGGCGGTGATTTGCAGCAGCACGCCGCACCCTTGCTGGAAACCAGCGCCCGCGCCATTGTGCGCCAAAGCCTGGAACGCCTGGACCAACTCATCCAGACCGGCCAGATAACCGACATCCCCCCGGTTCATCTTCTGTCGCCGCCCCACAGCGCCCGGCCATCGCTGTCCTCGGCGGCTTACGGCCGTATCGCCCTCCTCCTCGCCCTCCTCACCCTGGCTGCCTGGATTTTGCTTCGGCGGCGGCGCGCCACCGCGCATGAATGA